The Macaca fascicularis isolate 582-1 chromosome 1, T2T-MFA8v1.1 genome includes a window with the following:
- the LOC135967677 gene encoding double homeobox protein 4C-like codes for MALPTPGDGALPAGARGRGRRRRLVWTPSQREALRACFERNPYPGIATREELAQAIGIPEPRVQIWFQNERSRQLRQHRRESRPWPGKRGPQEGRRKRTAVTRSQTALLLRAFQQDRFPGIATREELARETGLPESRIQIWFQNRRARHPGQGGGAPAHAGGPGDAAPGGCPPAPSPVAFTHTGAWGTGLPAPHVPCAPWTLPPGAFVGQGAGAVAPLQPSQAAQAAGISHPAPAGGDWDLSYAALATPEGALSHPQTPRGWPPRPSQWRGDRDPQHHSLPGPCSVGQPGPAGAEPQGQGVLAPPTSQGSPWWGWGQGPQVAGAAWEPQVGAAPPPGPAPPEASADQEQLQAIRAPSPPLQEPGRSSALPCSLLDELLETPEFLQQGQPLLETEAPTELQDVGEPALLEPLLLSEEEYRALLEEL; via the coding sequence ATGGCTCTCCCGACACCCGGCGACGGCGCCCTCCCGGCGGGAGCCCGAGGACGAGGACGGCGAAGGAGACTCGTTTGGACCCCgagccagagggaggccctgcgagcctgctttgagcggaacccgtacccgggcatcgccaccagggaagagctggcccaggccatcggcattccggagcccagggtccagatttggtttcagaacgagAGATCGCGCCAGCTGAGGCAGCACCGGCGGGAATCTCGGCCCTGGCCCGGGAAACGCGGCCCGCAAGAAGGCAGGCGAAAGCGGACCGCCGTCACCCGGTCCCAGACCGCCCTGCTCCTGCGAGCCTTCCAGCAGGATCGCTTTCCAGGCATCGCCACCCGGGAAGAACTGGCCAGAGAGACGGGCCTCCCGGAGTCCCGgattcagatttggtttcagaaccggagggccaggcacccaggccagggtggcgGGGCACCGGCGCACGCAGGCGGCCCGGGCGACGCGGCCCCCGGCGGGTGTCCCCCCGCTCCCTCGCCGGTCGCCTTCACCCACACCGGGGCGTGGGGAACGGGGCTTCCCGCCCCCCACGTGCCCTGCGCGCCCTGGACTCTCCCACCGGGGGCTTTcgtgggccagggagcaggggccgtcgccccgctgcagcccagccaggctgcgcAGGCAGCAGGGATCTCCCATCCCGCCCCGGCAGGCGGGGATTGGGATCTTTCCTACGCTGCCCTGGCGACTCCGGAAGGGGCgctctcccaccctcagactcCCCGGGGGTGGCCTCCGCGCCCGAGCCAATGGCGGGGGGATCGGGACCCGCAGCACCACAGCCTGCCGGGCCCTTGCTCGGTGGGACAGCCTGGGCCCGCTGGAGCTGAGCCGCAGGGCCAGGGTGTGCTGGCGCCGCCCACGTCCCAGGGGAGtccgtggtggggctggggccaggggccccAGGTCGCCGGGGCGGCGTGGGAGCCCCAAGTCGgggcagctccacctccggggcccGCGCCCCCGGAGGCCTCCGCGGATCAGGAGCAGCTGCAAGCCATCCGGGCGCCCTCCCCGCCGCTCCAGGAGCCTGGGCGCTCGTCTGCactcccctgcagcctgctggaTGAGCTCCTGGAGACCCCCGAGTTTCTGCAGCAGGGGCAACCTTTGCTAGAAACGGAGGCCCCGACGGAGCTGCAGGACGTGGGAGAGCCCGCTTTGCTGGAACCGCTACTCCTCAGCGAGGAGGAGTACCGGGCTCTGCTGGAGGAGCTTTAG
- the LOC141409198 gene encoding double homeobox protein 4C-like: MALPTPGDGALPAGARGRGRRRRLVWTPSQREALRACFERNPYPGIATREELAQAIGIPEPRVQIWFQNERSRQLRQHRRESRPWPGKRGPQEGRRKRTAVTRSQTALLLRAFQQDRFPGIATREELARETGLPESRIQIWFQNRRARHPGQGGGAPAHAGGPGDAAPGGCPPAPSPVAFTHTGAWGTGLPAPHVPCAPWTLPPGAFVGQGAGAVAPLQPSQAAQAAGISHPAPAGGDWDLSYAALATPEGALSHPQTPRGWPPRPSQWRGDRDPQHHSLPGPCSVGQPGPAGAEPQGQGVLAPPTSQGSPWWGWGQGPQVAGAAWEPQVGAAPPPGPAPPEAAADQEQLQAIRAPSPPLQEPGRSSALPCSLLDELLETPEFLQQGQPLLETEAPTELQDVGEPALLEPLLLSEEEYRALLEEL, translated from the coding sequence ATGGCTCTCCCGACACCCGGCGACGGCGCCCTCCCGGCGGGAGCCCGAGGACGAGGACGGCGAAGGAGACTCGTTTGGACCCCgagccagagggaggccctgcgagcctgctttgagcggaacccgtacccgggcatcgccaccagggaagagctggcccaggccatcggcattccggagcccagggtccagatttggtttcagaacgagAGATCGCGCCAGCTGAGGCAGCACCGGCGGGAATCTCGGCCCTGGCCCGGGAAACGCGGCCCGCAAGAAGGCAGGCGAAAGCGGACCGCCGTCACCCGGTCCCAGACCGCCCTGCTCCTGCGAGCCTTCCAGCAGGATCGCTTTCCAGGCATCGCCACCCGGGAAGAACTGGCCAGAGAGACGGGCCTCCCGGAGTCCCGgattcagatttggtttcagaaccggagggccaggcacccaggccagggtggcgGGGCACCGGCGCACGCAGGCGGCCCGGGCGACGCGGCCCCCGGCGGGTGTCCCCCCGCTCCCTCGCCGGTCGCCTTCACCCACACCGGGGCGTGGGGAACGGGGCTTCCCGCCCCCCACGTGCCCTGCGCGCCCTGGACTCTCCCACCGGGGGCTTTcgtgggccagggagcaggggccgtcgccccgctgcagcccagccaggctgcgcAGGCAGCAGGGATCTCCCATCCCGCCCCGGCAGGCGGGGATTGGGATCTTTCCTACGCTGCCCTGGCGACTCCGGAAGGGGCgctctcccaccctcagactcCCCGGGGGTGGCCTCCGCGCCCGAGCCAATGGCGGGGGGATCGGGACCCGCAGCACCACAGCCTGCCGGGCCCTTGCTCGGTGGGACAGCCTGGGCCCGCTGGAGCTGAGCCGCAGGGCCAGGGTGTGCTGGCGCCGCCCACGTCCCAGGGGAGtccgtggtggggctggggccaggggccccAGGTCGCCGGGGCGGCGTGGGAGCCCCAAGTCGgggcagctccacctccggggcccGCGCCCCCGGAGGCCGCCGCGGATCAGGAGCAGCTGCAAGCCATCCGGGCGCCCTCCCCGCCGCTCCAGGAGCCTGGGCGCTCGTCTGCactcccctgcagcctgctggaTGAGCTCCTGGAGACCCCCGAGTTTCTGCAGCAGGGGCAACCTTTGCTAGAAACGGAGGCCCCGACGGAGCTGCAGGACGTGGGAGAGCCCGCTTTGCTGGAACCGCTACTCCTCAGCGAGGAGGAGTACCGGGCTCTGCTGGAGGAGCTTTAG